A genomic window from Silene latifolia isolate original U9 population chromosome Y, ASM4854445v1, whole genome shotgun sequence includes:
- the LOC141628036 gene encoding uncharacterized protein LOC141628036, whose protein sequence is MAILYTQSAKEIWKLLKGRNLVSNGARKYKLNKDTYELKQNGNSVTDYYIQLRSMWDELENIHDYPIITVITEEISAFLDTMQKHKEEARLFQFLNGLDTSYGPQRSALLLMSPLPSVDDAMSITVQEEAQQSNAITSASKNEVEASALLGKGEQFETECKHCGYHNHASENAGLLQVIKNPGEEV, encoded by the coding sequence ATGGCCATTTTGTATACTCAATCTGCCAAAGAAATCTGGAAACTTTTGAAGGGAAGGAACCTTGTGAGCAATGGTGCAAGGAAGTATAAATTGAACAAGGACACTTATGAATTGAAACAGAATGGGAATTCTGTGACTGACTACTATATCCAGCTTAGATCAATGTGGGATGAGTTGGAAAATATCCATGATTATCCTATTATTACTGTCATAACTGAAGAGATCAGTGCTTTCTTAGACACCATGCAGAAACACAAAGAAGAGGCTAGACTCTTTCAGTTCTTGAATGGTCTAGATACCTCCTATGGCCCACAAAGGAGTGCCCTGCTGCTTATGTCACCACTTCCATCGGTGGATGATGCTATGTCTATTACGGTGCAAGAGGAGGCACAACAGAGTAATGCTATCACATCTGCTTCTAAGAATGAAGTGGAAGCATCTGCCCTCCTAGGTAAGGGGGAGCAGTTTGAGACTGAATGCAAGCATTGCGGATATCACAATCACGCCTCCGAAAATGCTGGTTTGCTCCAGGTAATCAAAAACCCAGGAGAGGAGGTATGA